A region of Reichenbachiella carrageenanivorans DNA encodes the following proteins:
- a CDS encoding class I SAM-dependent methyltransferase, whose translation MTEFWEENFVEKQEMWGLEPAYSAVLTKDLFVEKGLKNILIPGVGYGRNAQVFCDSGMTVTGIEISKTAIEMARKHYGEQMTIYHGSVSDMPFDSIKYDGIFCYALIHLLDQSEREKLIRGCYHQLSTQGYMVFTAITKGAPTYGKGKQVGKDRYEIHKGVQMYFYDKASVQAAFENVGLFEIVEIEENQPFYLIKCKKSG comes from the coding sequence ATGACGGAATTTTGGGAAGAAAATTTTGTAGAGAAGCAAGAAATGTGGGGTTTGGAACCTGCTTATTCTGCGGTGCTCACCAAAGACTTATTTGTAGAAAAAGGACTCAAAAACATCTTAATACCAGGGGTTGGGTATGGACGGAATGCTCAAGTATTTTGTGACAGTGGCATGACAGTCACTGGGATAGAAATATCCAAAACAGCTATCGAAATGGCTAGGAAACACTACGGTGAGCAGATGACTATCTATCATGGTTCGGTGTCCGATATGCCTTTTGATTCCATCAAGTATGACGGCATATTTTGCTATGCTTTAATTCATCTGTTGGATCAAAGCGAGCGCGAAAAGCTAATCAGAGGCTGCTATCACCAGCTGTCGACCCAGGGCTACATGGTTTTTACGGCAATCACCAAAGGTGCTCCTACTTATGGCAAGGGCAAGCAAGTAGGCAAAGATCGCTATGAAATACATAAAGGGGTACAGATGTATTTTTATGACAAGGCGTCTGTGCAGGCAGCTTTTGAAAATGTAGGTTTATTTGAGATTGTAGAGATTGAGGAAAATCAACCTTTTTATTTAATTAAGTGTAAAAAAAGCGGATGA
- a CDS encoding MOSC domain-containing protein: MSYEEPVMKQLLRSIPQVGKVEWIGIRQERKALPTPVDQVIVKEKTGLEGDHFSGSLSGKRQVTLIQKEHLDAVASMLGKDHINPQLTRRNIVVSGINLLALKSQQFKIGNVILETSGICAPCNRMEENLGAGGYSAMRGHGGITARVVSSGEVRLGDPVSLI; this comes from the coding sequence ATGTCGTACGAAGAACCTGTAATGAAGCAATTGCTGCGATCTATCCCACAAGTGGGCAAGGTCGAATGGATCGGTATTCGCCAAGAACGAAAAGCCCTACCTACCCCTGTAGATCAGGTCATCGTAAAAGAGAAAACAGGACTCGAAGGCGATCATTTTTCGGGTAGTCTATCAGGCAAACGACAAGTAACATTGATCCAAAAAGAACACTTGGACGCTGTGGCTTCGATGCTAGGCAAAGACCACATCAACCCCCAACTTACCAGACGTAATATAGTAGTATCTGGCATCAATCTGCTTGCGCTCAAGTCACAACAATTCAAAATCGGGAATGTAATACTAGAAACTTCTGGTATCTGTGCACCATGCAACAGAATGGAAGAAAATCTAGGCGCAGGCGGCTATAGCGCCATGCGTGGACACGGGGGAATTACGGCCAGAGTCGTCTCGAGTGGTGAGGTCAGACTGGGAGATCCCGTATCTCTGATCTAG
- a CDS encoding sulfite exporter TauE/SafE family protein, with amino-acid sequence MITLFSYELTYLSFAAFLLTGLLIGMSKTGVHGMNMIAVPLLAATFGGKESSGLMLPMLIMADVFGVAYYHRHAEWKYLVKLFPWAIVGVLLGTWTGNYIDDQLFRTIMGVIIFASLAIMIWLEKVSKDKIPDYWWFAMLLGIAAGFTTMVGNLAGSAMALYLLSMRLPKNEFIGTAAWFFMAINWFKVPFHIWSWETISLHSFLLDLTALPMIGLGAYLGVKMIKKMSDQGFRWFIMIMTAVAAVFMVF; translated from the coding sequence GTGATTACACTTTTCTCATACGAGCTCACTTATCTGTCTTTTGCTGCTTTTTTACTTACGGGTTTGCTTATCGGAATGTCCAAAACAGGAGTGCATGGTATGAATATGATTGCAGTGCCCTTGCTGGCGGCTACTTTTGGCGGCAAGGAGTCTAGTGGACTCATGTTGCCCATGCTTATCATGGCGGATGTTTTTGGGGTAGCCTATTACCATCGGCATGCCGAATGGAAGTACCTGGTTAAGCTGTTTCCATGGGCCATAGTGGGTGTACTGCTGGGCACTTGGACCGGCAACTATATCGACGATCAGCTTTTTCGTACCATTATGGGCGTCATTATTTTCGCGAGTTTGGCTATCATGATTTGGCTAGAAAAAGTCAGCAAGGACAAGATTCCTGACTATTGGTGGTTTGCTATGCTGCTGGGTATAGCTGCAGGGTTCACTACCATGGTGGGCAATCTGGCAGGCAGTGCCATGGCACTCTACCTGCTTTCTATGCGTTTGCCAAAAAACGAATTTATTGGAACGGCCGCTTGGTTTTTTATGGCTATCAATTGGTTTAAAGTTCCTTTTCATATCTGGAGTTGGGAGACCATTTCGCTTCATTCTTTCTTGCTCGACCTTACTGCGCTTCCTATGATTGGACTGGGTGCTTACCTTGGTGTAAAAATGATTAAGAAAATGTCTGATCAGGGGTTTCGTTGGTTTATCATGATTATGACGGCTGTAGCTGCCGTATTCATGGTGTTTTGA
- a CDS encoding outer membrane protein assembly factor → MKNIQYQMIALCLLFLVAGQVQGQDAVDKKQAKKEAKAAKKNKVPEKGDIYLSPLPVIGANPALGFIYGAGLAASWYMGDPKTTKISSALAGLAFTTLNQTVFTIKSTAYTENNNIILMGDWRFLNSSQPTWGLGTGPQSAKLVSNGFEFNDGISEGIDGAQMMEYKFIRFYQTALKKVNEGFYAGIGIHFDRFYDVNDQLLDVANGDITSYYAYNEAYGFDNESTTLVGLSLNGIYDTRDNQNNPYKGRYAYASFKMNPAFIGSEKSSTTLWLEYRDYFSLTPDNHKNILAFWTWGNFSTSGDLPYLLLPAIGYDQFAKSGRPYAQGRFRGQNMVYAETEFRRHVWGTDKNPDLIGMIAYFNITTASASDNDIKLFGEINKGYGLGVRINISKKARTNLGVDYGWGDYGTQGVYIRLNETF, encoded by the coding sequence ATGAAGAATATCCAATATCAAATGATTGCGCTTTGTTTGCTTTTTTTAGTAGCAGGGCAGGTACAGGGGCAAGATGCCGTAGACAAGAAACAGGCGAAAAAGGAGGCCAAAGCGGCAAAAAAGAACAAAGTACCAGAGAAAGGCGATATCTATTTGTCTCCATTGCCAGTGATCGGTGCCAATCCCGCACTTGGGTTTATCTACGGTGCAGGCCTGGCAGCCAGCTGGTACATGGGAGATCCCAAGACCACCAAGATCTCATCAGCACTTGCCGGGTTAGCATTTACCACACTCAACCAGACGGTGTTTACCATCAAGAGCACGGCCTATACCGAAAACAACAACATTATCCTGATGGGAGATTGGAGGTTTCTCAACTCCTCGCAGCCTACTTGGGGACTAGGTACGGGGCCTCAGTCGGCCAAGCTCGTGAGCAATGGCTTTGAGTTTAACGATGGGATATCCGAGGGCATTGACGGTGCCCAAATGATGGAGTATAAGTTTATCAGGTTTTACCAAACGGCTCTTAAAAAAGTGAATGAAGGTTTTTATGCTGGTATCGGAATCCACTTCGACAGATTCTATGATGTAAACGACCAGCTCCTAGATGTGGCCAATGGAGACATTACTAGCTACTATGCGTACAACGAAGCCTATGGTTTTGACAATGAGTCTACCACCTTGGTCGGGCTTTCGCTCAATGGGATTTATGATACTCGTGACAACCAAAACAATCCATATAAAGGTAGATATGCTTACGCTTCCTTCAAGATGAATCCAGCGTTTATAGGAAGTGAAAAATCCTCTACTACGCTGTGGTTGGAGTATAGAGACTATTTTAGCCTGACGCCAGACAATCACAAAAACATATTGGCCTTTTGGACTTGGGGCAATTTTAGTACCTCAGGAGATCTGCCTTATTTGCTCTTGCCAGCGATCGGGTATGATCAGTTTGCCAAATCAGGTCGTCCATATGCACAGGGAAGATTTAGAGGACAAAATATGGTATATGCCGAAACGGAGTTTAGAAGGCATGTCTGGGGCACAGACAAAAATCCTGACTTGATCGGCATGATCGCTTATTTCAATATCACCACGGCTAGTGCATCAGACAACGACATCAAACTATTCGGTGAGATCAATAAAGGCTATGGCCTCGGAGTGAGAATAAACATCAGTAAAAAAGCAAGAACCAACCTGGGCGTAGACTACGGCTGGGGAGACTATGGTACACAAGGTGTTTATATTCGGCTAAACGAGACTTTCTAA
- a CDS encoding DUF6503 family protein gives MNRIQLLLASAFFLWSCQGKVANENQTKSTLEFQNKGHELVYQMTQKVGSYQDLLDLKDVVYTYTYQTADQKEDISTEKYIFDGEWSYGSYEKHERTLPDMEGTIEQGYNGQSFWLKHNGERVEDEAAIKRVTFNRKTNFYWFAMFQKLLDPGLIYTYMDEATVNGQVYDLVEVSFDTDQPSDLYRLYINKETQLVDQFLFTVVDFNVTDPLIMKVEYEKVDNILIPSKRKYTKANWDGENLTDNWTQVQWTGIKFNNNLPKQLFE, from the coding sequence ATGAACCGTATTCAACTATTGCTTGCCAGTGCTTTCTTTTTGTGGTCTTGCCAAGGCAAAGTAGCCAACGAAAACCAAACCAAATCCACTTTAGAATTTCAAAACAAAGGACATGAGCTCGTCTATCAGATGACCCAAAAAGTAGGCAGTTATCAAGACTTACTGGATTTGAAAGATGTGGTCTATACCTATACTTACCAGACGGCAGATCAAAAAGAGGACATCTCTACAGAGAAGTATATATTCGATGGAGAATGGTCTTATGGCAGCTATGAGAAGCACGAAAGAACGCTGCCTGATATGGAAGGTACAATAGAACAGGGCTACAATGGTCAGTCTTTTTGGCTCAAACATAATGGCGAACGGGTAGAAGATGAAGCCGCTATAAAACGAGTGACTTTCAATAGAAAGACCAATTTTTATTGGTTTGCTATGTTTCAAAAGCTGCTAGACCCAGGGCTGATTTATACTTATATGGATGAAGCTACAGTAAATGGGCAAGTGTATGATTTGGTAGAGGTTTCCTTCGACACAGACCAGCCTTCTGATCTTTACCGATTGTATATCAACAAAGAGACCCAGCTAGTAGATCAGTTTTTGTTTACTGTTGTGGATTTTAATGTGACCGACCCGCTAATCATGAAAGTGGAATATGAGAAAGTGGACAACATACTGATTCCATCCAAAAGAAAATATACCAAAGCCAACTGGGACGGGGAGAATCTGACCGACAACTGGACACAGGTACAGTGGACGGGTATCAAGTTCAACAACAACCTACCCAAACAGTTGTTTGAATAA
- a CDS encoding ABC transporter permease — protein sequence MLRHHLLLTIRNFKRFKSSFFINLFGLSTGLACTMLIYLWVMDERSMDDFHSKDTRLFQVMEHQQYADHIMTTNSTPGILAEALKEEIPEIQYAATTTWINRFTLSNHDKNLKADGYYVGEDFFSLFSYELIDGQPEEVLKNKMDLVISDELALKIFGTTANVVGQSIKLNHNETHLITGIFKKPPPNSSYIFDFVLNFERFKDDNEWVTHWGNNGPKTYITLQENIDVSHVEEKIADFVKIKNEDSNVTLFLKKYSENYLYGRYENGVLAGGRIEYVRLFSIIAIFILLIACINFMNLSTARASRRAKEVGIKKAIGAPKSSIITQYLTESLLLSLASFLVSMLVVYFFLPQFNEITDKEIPRDFDLYTISSFLSLTLLAGLISGSYPAIYLSGFTIVKVLKGEIKSSWAELWARKGLVVFQFTLSIILIVSVVVIYKQIDFVQSKSLGYNKDNMIYFVQEGKVEKNVDVFLEQLQAIPGIVSATSTGHTLLHRNNSTSGLEWTGKDPKANILFENVRTNYGLFETLDIEFKAGRPFSRDFSTDTSKIIFNEAAIKVMNLEDPIGKTITLWEENKMEIIGVVKDFHFQSLHSEVKPLFFMLAPEDTWFIMARIQAGAEKQTFSDLESFYMDFNPGFTLDYEFMDKEYASMYAAEERVSMLSRYFAGMAIAISCLGLFGLASFTAERRQKEIGIRKVLGSSALSIIYLLSSDFTKLVGVSILLALPISYFLVSEWLDQFAFRISLEAWFFIGAGCLSLLIAWLTVGAQALRAAQINPIDCLRDE from the coding sequence ATGCTCAGACACCATCTCCTTCTAACCATTAGGAACTTCAAACGATTCAAAAGTTCCTTCTTCATCAATCTTTTTGGACTATCTACAGGGCTAGCCTGTACCATGCTCATATACCTATGGGTGATGGACGAAAGGAGTATGGATGATTTTCACTCCAAGGATACCCGACTTTTTCAAGTGATGGAGCATCAGCAATACGCTGATCATATCATGACTACCAACTCCACCCCTGGCATACTCGCTGAGGCCCTCAAAGAAGAAATCCCAGAAATCCAATATGCCGCCACTACCACGTGGATCAACAGATTCACACTTTCTAATCACGACAAGAACCTAAAAGCCGATGGCTACTATGTAGGCGAAGATTTCTTTAGCTTATTTTCATACGAGCTCATCGACGGCCAACCCGAAGAGGTTCTCAAAAACAAAATGGATCTGGTGATCTCTGACGAACTAGCGTTGAAAATATTTGGCACTACGGCCAATGTGGTAGGACAATCAATCAAACTCAACCACAACGAAACCCACCTGATTACAGGTATTTTCAAAAAACCGCCCCCCAATTCAAGCTACATTTTTGACTTTGTTTTGAATTTCGAAAGATTTAAAGATGACAACGAGTGGGTCACACACTGGGGCAATAACGGTCCCAAAACCTATATCACACTACAAGAAAATATCGATGTCTCTCATGTAGAAGAAAAAATTGCAGACTTTGTGAAAATCAAAAATGAAGACTCTAACGTAACATTATTTCTCAAAAAATACTCGGAAAATTATCTCTACGGCAGATACGAAAATGGTGTACTCGCTGGTGGACGTATCGAATACGTTCGGTTGTTTTCGATCATTGCCATTTTCATTCTACTGATCGCCTGTATCAATTTTATGAACCTCTCTACTGCCAGAGCCTCCCGTAGAGCCAAAGAGGTAGGTATCAAAAAAGCTATCGGTGCACCCAAATCGTCAATTATCACACAATACCTCACCGAATCCTTGCTGCTCTCGCTGGCGTCCTTTCTAGTCTCCATGCTAGTGGTTTACTTCTTTCTACCTCAATTCAACGAAATCACCGACAAGGAAATACCCCGTGATTTTGACCTCTACACAATCTCTTCTTTCCTTTCGCTCACACTGCTCGCAGGACTTATTTCAGGGAGCTACCCTGCCATCTATCTTTCGGGATTCACTATAGTGAAAGTTCTCAAAGGCGAAATCAAAAGCTCTTGGGCAGAACTTTGGGCAAGAAAAGGGCTCGTCGTCTTTCAGTTTACCCTATCTATCATTCTGATCGTATCGGTAGTAGTGATCTACAAACAGATCGACTTTGTACAATCCAAAAGCCTAGGATACAACAAAGACAACATGATCTATTTTGTACAAGAAGGAAAAGTCGAAAAAAATGTAGACGTATTTCTAGAGCAACTTCAAGCCATCCCTGGTATCGTATCGGCTACCAGTACTGGCCACACCCTACTCCACCGCAACAACAGCACCTCTGGACTAGAATGGACAGGCAAAGACCCAAAGGCCAATATCCTTTTTGAAAATGTGCGTACCAACTATGGTTTATTCGAAACACTAGATATCGAGTTCAAAGCAGGCAGACCGTTTTCTCGTGATTTTAGTACAGACACATCAAAAATCATCTTCAACGAGGCTGCTATCAAAGTCATGAACCTCGAAGATCCGATCGGTAAAACCATTACCCTATGGGAAGAAAACAAAATGGAAATCATAGGTGTGGTAAAAGACTTTCATTTTCAGTCGCTACACAGCGAAGTAAAGCCACTCTTTTTTATGCTTGCACCAGAAGATACCTGGTTTATTATGGCCAGAATTCAGGCAGGTGCCGAAAAACAAACTTTCTCAGATCTAGAGTCTTTTTACATGGATTTCAACCCTGGATTTACTCTAGACTATGAATTTATGGACAAAGAATATGCCTCCATGTATGCCGCAGAAGAAAGGGTCTCCATGCTCTCTCGCTATTTTGCTGGCATGGCCATTGCGATCTCATGTCTGGGGCTATTTGGGCTAGCCAGCTTCACAGCCGAAAGACGCCAGAAAGAAATAGGCATTCGTAAAGTATTAGGTTCCAGCGCACTTAGCATCATCTACCTACTCTCTTCTGATTTCACCAAACTGGTAGGAGTATCCATACTACTGGCCTTACCCATCAGCTATTTCCTTGTCAGCGAATGGCTAGATCAATTTGCCTTTCGTATCAGTCTGGAGGCGTGGTTTTTCATTGGAGCGGGATGCCTCTCGCTACTGATCGCTTGGCTCACTGTGGGTGCTCAGGCCCTACGCGCCGCTCAGATCAACCCTATCGACTGCCTCAGAGACGAATAA
- a CDS encoding arylsulfatase, which yields MKLKNKTLFLGLCLLSVSQLKAQENLNREILPITRTEPKTYKALDVRNTKPPKRFQVTPPEGAPNVVIVLIDDLGIGATNTFGGPIKTPTMDKLAGNGLKYNNFHTTALCSPTRMALKTGRNHHTCNTGSIMETATAYPGNTGALPKSVAPLAEMLRLNGYSTAAFGKWHETAAWETSVSGPFDRWPTHQGFDKFYGFIGGETDQWAPLIYDGVKKVNPPVMENYHFTTDMTNQAINWVKAQQSMTPDKPFFVYFSTGAVHAPHHVSKEWSDKYKGKFDKGWDEIREATVKRMKEIGVIPKNTNLAPKPKDIKDWSKLTDSERKLFARQAEVFAGFMEMTDFEVGRLVEAIEEIGEMDNTLVLFIAGDNGTSAEGGMVGMFNEMTYFNGVEEKVQDLLPLIDDWGLENTFPHMAAGWAVAFDAPFTWTKQVASDFGGTRNGMIVHYPQGIKEKSGIRTQFTHVTDIAPTILEAAGLPEPKVVDGVPQIPMAGTSLLYTFNDAAAAERHTIQYFEMFGNRAIYNNGWFARTIHRAAWQTTNLPPLTADVWDLYHVDEDFSLTKNLASKYPEKLEKMKSLFMAEAEKYHVLPIDDRTLERTNAELAGRPDLLGGRKSLLLYEGMEGMMENTFMNIKNKSFTVTADIEVPEGGAKGVILTQGGRFGGWSVYLNEGRPSFIYNFLGLESFVVASESKLTEGKTTVTFDFVYDGGGLGKGGEVTVLVDGKSVANGRVEKTQPYIFSADETADVGLDNQTPVAVTENIGYGPVETKFTGKIHKVLLEVK from the coding sequence ATGAAACTAAAAAACAAAACCTTATTTCTTGGGTTATGCCTTTTGAGTGTTAGTCAATTGAAAGCACAAGAAAACCTAAACAGAGAAATTCTTCCAATTACTAGGACAGAGCCTAAAACCTACAAAGCACTGGATGTACGAAATACCAAACCTCCCAAACGATTTCAAGTTACTCCTCCAGAAGGAGCTCCCAATGTGGTAATTGTTTTGATCGATGATTTGGGTATTGGTGCGACCAATACCTTTGGTGGGCCAATAAAAACGCCTACGATGGATAAATTAGCAGGAAATGGACTGAAATATAATAATTTTCATACCACTGCACTTTGTTCACCCACTCGAATGGCTCTTAAAACGGGGCGAAATCATCATACATGTAATACGGGTTCGATTATGGAGACAGCCACTGCTTATCCAGGGAATACAGGTGCGCTTCCTAAGAGTGTAGCACCGCTAGCAGAAATGCTGAGGTTAAATGGGTATAGTACTGCTGCTTTTGGCAAATGGCACGAAACAGCCGCTTGGGAAACCAGTGTGTCTGGCCCATTCGATAGATGGCCAACGCATCAGGGTTTTGATAAATTTTATGGATTTATTGGAGGTGAGACAGATCAGTGGGCGCCGCTTATTTATGATGGGGTGAAAAAGGTGAACCCTCCAGTCATGGAGAATTACCATTTCACTACGGACATGACTAACCAAGCGATCAACTGGGTGAAAGCTCAGCAATCAATGACACCTGACAAGCCATTTTTTGTTTACTTCTCTACAGGAGCTGTGCATGCTCCCCATCACGTATCTAAGGAATGGTCAGATAAGTACAAAGGAAAATTTGACAAAGGGTGGGATGAGATAAGAGAAGCTACCGTGAAACGAATGAAGGAGATAGGTGTCATTCCTAAAAACACCAACCTGGCTCCTAAGCCAAAAGACATCAAAGACTGGAGTAAATTAACAGATAGTGAACGAAAACTTTTTGCTCGTCAAGCCGAAGTGTTTGCTGGGTTTATGGAGATGACCGATTTTGAAGTGGGTAGATTGGTCGAAGCCATTGAAGAGATTGGAGAGATGGATAACACCTTGGTGCTATTTATTGCGGGAGACAATGGAACCAGTGCAGAAGGCGGAATGGTCGGTATGTTTAATGAAATGACTTATTTCAATGGAGTAGAAGAAAAAGTGCAAGACTTACTTCCTTTGATCGATGATTGGGGGTTAGAAAATACTTTTCCACATATGGCAGCGGGATGGGCAGTGGCTTTTGATGCCCCTTTTACTTGGACCAAGCAGGTAGCATCAGATTTTGGTGGTACACGCAATGGAATGATTGTACATTATCCTCAGGGCATTAAAGAAAAGAGTGGGATCAGAACACAATTCACTCATGTCACAGACATCGCACCAACTATACTAGAAGCCGCAGGGCTACCTGAGCCTAAAGTAGTAGATGGAGTGCCACAAATACCAATGGCTGGCACCAGTTTATTGTATACTTTTAATGATGCAGCAGCAGCGGAAAGGCACACTATTCAGTATTTTGAGATGTTTGGGAATCGCGCAATTTACAATAATGGGTGGTTTGCTAGAACCATCCATCGTGCGGCATGGCAAACGACCAATTTGCCTCCATTGACCGCTGATGTGTGGGATCTCTATCATGTAGATGAAGATTTTAGTTTGACGAAAAACTTGGCTTCAAAATATCCCGAAAAATTAGAAAAAATGAAAAGTCTTTTTATGGCTGAAGCTGAAAAATATCATGTGCTTCCGATCGATGACCGAACACTGGAGAGAACAAACGCTGAATTGGCAGGAAGGCCCGATTTGCTAGGAGGTCGCAAAAGTTTATTGCTTTATGAAGGGATGGAAGGCATGATGGAAAATACTTTCATGAATATAAAGAACAAATCATTTACAGTGACAGCCGATATAGAAGTGCCTGAGGGTGGTGCAAAAGGCGTGATCCTGACACAAGGTGGTAGATTTGGTGGCTGGTCTGTTTATCTGAACGAAGGAAGACCATCTTTTATATATAATTTTCTTGGGCTTGAAAGTTTCGTGGTCGCAAGTGAGTCAAAACTTACCGAAGGTAAAACAACGGTTACATTCGATTTTGTGTATGATGGAGGAGGCCTTGGTAAAGGCGGTGAAGTAACTGTGCTTGTAGATGGGAAGTCAGTTGCTAATGGTAGGGTTGAAAAAACACAGCCTTATATCTTTTCTGCAGACGAAACAGCGGATGTAGGGCTTGATAATCAAACACCTGTAGCCGTGACGGAAAACATAGGATATGGGCCTGTTGAAACGAAATTTACTGGTAAAATTCATAAAGTGCTTTTAGAAGTGAAATAA
- a CDS encoding DUF502 domain-containing protein has translation MKSVLDDIWVFAKTTLVGGFLLIVPFGILFVLFDKALNLFRTIVAPIAGLIPIEHIGGITLNRILAFFVLLFLCFIAGLLAKTRVAAEKREWLEQKLQSVIPGYSLIKGMTETIAGLESNNMNDVVMVDIEEVWQIGFLMGKIDDDLSTVFLPGAPSPLSGDVVFVKNERIRKLNISEVNAISIHKKLGQGAEKYLKGKVHAGMFDKKEK, from the coding sequence ATGAAAAGTGTACTGGATGACATTTGGGTATTTGCAAAAACCACTTTGGTTGGGGGCTTTCTCCTCATCGTACCCTTTGGGATTTTGTTTGTGCTTTTTGATAAAGCCTTAAATCTTTTTCGTACTATCGTAGCACCTATTGCGGGCCTTATCCCCATCGAACATATTGGAGGAATTACACTAAACCGTATTTTGGCTTTTTTTGTATTGCTGTTTTTGTGCTTCATCGCTGGGCTATTGGCTAAAACTCGTGTGGCGGCCGAAAAAAGAGAGTGGTTGGAACAAAAACTTCAATCCGTCATACCAGGCTATTCCCTTATCAAAGGAATGACCGAAACCATTGCTGGTTTAGAATCCAACAACATGAATGACGTAGTGATGGTAGATATAGAGGAAGTATGGCAGATTGGTTTTTTGATGGGGAAGATAGATGATGACCTCAGTACGGTCTTTTTGCCTGGGGCACCCAGTCCACTATCGGGCGATGTGGTATTCGTCAAAAATGAACGGATACGAAAACTAAATATCAGTGAAGTGAACGCCATATCCATCCATAAAAAACTCGGACAAGGGGCAGAGAAGTACTTGAAAGGAAAAGTACATGCTGGTATGTTTGATAAGAAAGAAAAATAG
- a CDS encoding DUF2306 domain-containing protein, translated as MSYLDLMYFHLITVVPCFVIGTVLLLIKKGTDTHRNMGRVYMFFMMVTALITLFMPAQVGTRIFNHFGWIHSLSFLTLYTVPTAYFAIKKGNVKSHKRKMILLYFGAILIAGVFTFTPGRYLHELFF; from the coding sequence ATGAGCTATTTAGACCTGATGTACTTCCACTTAATCACAGTGGTGCCGTGTTTTGTGATCGGTACTGTTTTGCTACTGATCAAAAAGGGGACTGATACCCACCGAAATATGGGAAGAGTTTACATGTTTTTCATGATGGTGACGGCCTTGATTACGCTCTTTATGCCTGCGCAGGTGGGGACAAGAATTTTCAACCATTTTGGCTGGATTCATAGCCTGAGCTTTCTCACTTTGTATACTGTGCCCACGGCCTATTTTGCAATCAAAAAAGGGAATGTAAAGTCTCACAAAAGAAAAATGATCCTGCTTTATTTTGGTGCGATTCTGATTGCAGGGGTGTTTACGTTTACTCCTGGTAGGTACTTACACGAGTTGTTTTTTTAA